From a region of the Impatiens glandulifera chromosome 4, dImpGla2.1, whole genome shotgun sequence genome:
- the LOC124936333 gene encoding 60S ribosomal protein L29-1 produces the protein MAKSKNHTAHNQSRKAHRNGIKKPKSHRNASTKGMDPKFLRNQRYARKHNVKSGEVASAEE, from the exons ATGGCCAAGTCGAAGAATCACACCGCTCACAACCAGTCACGCAAGGCTCACAGGAACGGTATCAAGAAGCCAAAGAGCCATCGCAATGCTTCAACCAAAGGG ATGGATCCTAAGTTCCTGAGAAACCAGAGGTACGCTAGGAAGCATAATGTTAAGAGCGGAGAAGTTGCCTCGGCGGAAGAGTAA
- the LOC124934937 gene encoding DELLA protein GAI1-like, whose amino-acid sequence MDENFTFGQPTMFDPMDHYKFSADSMQLAEKGGIVNDQQELSSFDLGILDDDYFLNKVSPPSFGILNNYGGGGFRRIKKIPTSNHEKNTLLCSKGKSKSTEEIIRLAGERFLHSSSSQIIEDLSLLSHHPYGSSFFELSSDEIKDVELIHNLLASAEKVGQQQFDRARKLLDQFDHLCSGEANPVQRIAHYFSKALLHKIDCETGRIGSKKSILLNLDEVSMSTKPAVIAFHQDVPFSQVLQFAGMQAIIENMSNAKRVHVIELGIRSGVQLTVLMQAFAARVEPRVELLKITAVSTKPKSEIEGVGKWLTGFAESFSLPFRFNVVTVSDMFDLTEDLFEVDDEESVAVHSPFFLWSMIGRPDRLQNLMKVVSSLNPCVMLVNEVEGNLNSPVFVNRFVESLFYYGALFDSLGDCMSQNGENRLVMESEYFGKAIWNIVVAEGDERVIRHVNLNVWRAFFSRFGMEEMELSMASLYQANLVVKKFDCGSSCTLDLDGKCLIAGWKGTPMHSLSVWKFGLDN is encoded by the coding sequence ATGGATGAGAATTTCACTTTTGGGCAACCAACAATGTTTGATCCCATGGATCATTATAAGTTTTCTGCAGATAGCATGCAATTAGCAGAGAAGGGTGGAATAGTAAATGATCAACAAGAACTCTCCTCCTTCGATTTGGGAATTCTCGACGatgattattttcttaataaggTCTCTCCGCCTTCATTTGGAATTCTAAATAACTATGGCGGTGGTGGATTTCGAAGGATAAAAAAGATTCCAACATCTAATCATGAAAAGAATACTCTTCTATGCAGCAAAGGAAAATCAAAATCAACTGAAGAGATCATAAGATTGGCGGGGGAGAGATTTCTTCATTCGTCCTCGTCTCAAATAATCGAAGATCTTAGCTTGTTAAGTCATCATCCATATGGAAGTTCATTCTTTGAACTCTCTTCCGATGAGATTAAAGATGTTGAACTAATTCATAACCTTCTAGCTTCGGCAGAGAAAGTTGGTCAACAACAATTCGACCGTGCGAGGAAACTACTCGATCAGTTCGATCATTTGTGTTCGGGTGAAGCAAATCCAGTTCAAAGAATAGCCCATTACTTCTCCAAAGCTCTTCTTCACAAGATTGATTGTGAAACAGGGAGAATTGGATCAAAAAAGTCGATTCTTCTCAATTTGGATGAAGTTTCAATGAGTACCAAACCGGCTGTTATAGCGTTTCATCAAGACGTTCCATTCTCGCAAGTTCTCCAATTTGCGGGAATGCAAGCCATCATAGAAAACATGTCTAATGCCAAAAGGGTTCATGTAATTGAGCTCGGGATAAGGAGTGGCGTGCAATTAACCGTTTTGATGCAAGCCTTCGCAGCCAGAGTCGAGCCCCGGGTCGAGCTTCTCAAGATAACTGCTGTCAGCACCAAACCGAAGTCAGAGATTGAAGGTGTAGGTAAGTGGCTTACTGGCTTCGCTGAATCGTTCAGTTTACCATTTCGTTTCAATGTTGTCACGGTTTCTGACATGTTTGATCTCACCGAGGATCTATTTGAGGTTGACGACGAGGAATCAGTGGCGGTTCATTCGCCCTTTTTCCTATGGTCGATGATAGGGAGGCCAGACCGTCTTCAGAACCTGATGAAAGTGGTGTCGAGTTTGAACCCTTGTGTAATGTTGGTTAATGAGGTGGAGGGAAATCTTAACTCCCCTGTTTTTGTCAACCGTTTTGTGGAAAGTTTGTTCTATTATGGTGCACTTTTCGATAGTCTAGGAGATTGTATGAGCCAGAACGGTGAGAATAGATTGGTGATGGAATCAGAGTACTTTGGGAAGGCGATATGGAATATTGTGGTGGCGGAAGGAGATGAACGAGTGATTAGACATGTGAATTTGAATGTTTGGAGGGCGTTTTTTAGTCGGTTTGGAATGGAGGAGATGGAGCTTAGTATGGCGTCTCTTTATCAAGCGAATTTGGTGGTAAAGAAATTTGATTGTGGGAGTTCTTGCACGCTTGATTTAGATGGGAAGTGCTTGATCGCGGGTTGGAAAGGAACACCGATGCATTCGCTTTCGGTATGGAAGTTCGGATTAGATAACTAA